In Rhodamnia argentea isolate NSW1041297 chromosome 11, ASM2092103v1, whole genome shotgun sequence, one genomic interval encodes:
- the LOC115736324 gene encoding zinc finger CCCH domain-containing protein 68-like isoform X1: MKSSRTKSSKRVSWASGDKLCQLLQISDLNGAKFDAVPPGYGGSSPTKQSRERIRVPCIHWSCPPKFAVRSNWLVATGEESEEARAEDGRALRVLEEFYPQSIYIPTNPFVSSDVAREDYDDTLTPIIPIIGVEDTDTSKQENKTSIEEKQMKSSGVETISVGDVELSVEDAELAAAAAVMFFTVLVKNSEQGNKVDTDLLVKFLNDPQLFGKFLKNETQSPESKQAIPQISQSSTPLSLPESKQTTLSLPMSSPELPPAESKLIGSPEVLPSELKQMCAPNLLSNSEPSVTKSRLCHPPITLASPKHVIPVSEEKSSLAPPSSPNMSLLHSKKNQPLTSPASPKVVLPVSQHILPPIPPSSPEASQPVTKQICPSIPISIPKQLLTESKQETPIPLSSPELSLPQPKQTCPPSSVSSCELLLFEPKRITPPIGPSLKFLPPTPANAIFSVPNQMQPPFRAPQAWPVVVPLPGLGGVNAQSSTPPIQFAGPPLATSWAVPHRPTFTYKASRLPTPVPVPIMAAGRAHPMDVLPTALIPTSCTMPVRPTFAHEVSILPGPTPNPTMWAPTAPTAHPGSALLSPPIPPSSTTARPPFTYKVSTLPSPASVPTTEAVRPHNVKDANYYKDLVRKHGGEKPENLVHIAPNGVNQNQLQNLKMDQNLGPNEAMTLKNEKMICMFFNTAKGCRNGSNCSYLHEMPPQQGSDDPAGEQSAKRMKFGG, from the exons ATGAAGAGCAGCAGGACCAAGAGTTCGAAGCGCGTGTCGTGGGCTTCGGGCGATAAGCTTTGTCAG TTGCTGCAGATATCGGATTTGAATGGTGCGAAATTTGACGCCGTGCCCCCGGGATATGGAGGCAGCTCTCCGACAAAGCAATCAAGAGAGCGTATTCGAGTCCCTTGCATTCATTGGAGCTGCCCTCCCAAA TTTGCTGTGAGAAGCAACTGGCTTGTTGCCACTGGTGAAGAAAGTGAAGAGGCAAGAGCTGAAGACGGTCGAGCGTTGAGAGTGCTCGAGGAGTTTTACCCGCAGTCAATATATATACCAACTAA CCCGTTTGTATCATCTGATGTCGCACGCGAAGACTATGATGATACCCTCACACCAATCATTCCCATCATCGGTGTTGAAGATACAGACACCA GTAAACAGGAAAATAAAACTTCTATCGAAGAGAAGCAGATGAAAAGTTCAGGAGTTGAGACTATCTCTGTTGGAGATGTAGAGTTATCTGTTGAAGATGCAGAGTTAGCTGCTGCTGCAGCGGTGATGTTTTTCACTGTCCTCGTGAAGAACAGTGAGCAGGGAAATAAGGTTGACACCGATCTGCTCGTCAAATTCCTGAATGACCCCCAACTGTTTGGGAAGTTTTTGAAGAATGAAACTCAATCGCCTGAGTCAAAGCAAGCTATTCCCCAAATTTCTCAGTCAAGTACCCCACTTTCTCTACCAGAGTCAAAGCAGACAACTCTTTCACTTCCCATGTCAAGCCCGGAACTTCCCCCGGCCGAATCAAAGCTAATTGGTAGTCCCGAAGTTTTACCGTCTGAGTTGAAACAAATGTGTGCACCAAATCTCCTGTCAAACTCAGAACCTTCGGTAACCAAGTCAAGGCTATGTCACCCACCAATTACCCTGGCAAGCCCAAAACATGTTATACCTGTATCAGAGGAAAAAAGTTCACTAGCTCCTCCATCGAGCCCCAATATGTCGCTCCTCCattcaaagaaaaatcaaccaCTGACTTCCCCAGCAAGCCCCAAAGTTGTGTTACCCGTGTCACAACATATTCTTCCACCAATACCTCCGTCAAGCCCTGAAGCTTCCCAACCTGTTACCAAACAAATATGTCCATCGATTCCCATTTCAATACCCAAACAGTTGCTAACCGAATCAAAGCAAGAAACTCCAATTCCTCTATCAAGCCCCGAGCTTTCGCTACCTCAACCCAAGCAAACATGTCCACCAAGTTCTGTGTCAAGCTGTGAGCTGCTATTGTTTGAACCAAAGCGGATAACTCCCCCAATTGGTCCGTCTCTGAAATTTCTGCCGCCGACCCCTGCTAATGCAATCTTTTCTGTACCAAACCAGATGCAACCTCCATTCAGGGCACCACAAGCTTGGCCAGTTGTTGTTCCATTGCCTGGGTTAGGTGGAGTGAACGCTCAGAGTTCTACTCCCCCCATTCAGTTTGCTGGTCCTCCATTAGCAACTTCATGGGCTGTGCCACATCGACCAACTTTCACCTATAAAGCGAGTCGTCTACCGACTCCTGTTCCAGTCCCAATTATGGCTGCAGGAAGAGCGCATCCTATGGATGTTCTACCGACTGCGCTGATTCCAACTTCCTGCACCATGCCAGTTCGGCCGACTTTCGCTCATGAGGTGAGTATTCTACCTGGTCCTACTCCCAACCCCACTATGTGGGCACCAACAGCACCAACAGCACATCCTGGGAGTGCTTTACTGTCTCCGCCAATACCACCTTCCAGCACTACAGCACGGCCACCTTTCACTTATAAGGTAAGCACGCTACCAAGTCCTGCTTCTGTCCCAACTACGGAGGCAGTGAGACCACACAATGTGAAAGATGCTAACTACTATAAGGACTTGGTAAGAAAACATGGAGGAGAGAAGCCAGAAAACTTGGTGCACATTGCACCAAATGGGGTAAATCAGAATCAACTGCAAAAtctgaaaatggatcaaaatctAGGACCTAATGAAGCGATGACACTCAAGAATGAGAAGATGATTTGCATGTTCTTTAATACTGCGAAGGGTTGCCGAAACGGGTCCAATTGCTCTTATCTGCATGAAATGCCTCCTCAGCAGGGGAGTGACGATCCAGCTGGGGAACAAAGTGCAAAGAGGATGAAATTTGGTGGTTAA
- the LOC115736324 gene encoding zinc finger CCCH domain-containing protein 68-like isoform X2 — protein MKSSRTKSSKRVSWASGDKLCQISDLNGAKFDAVPPGYGGSSPTKQSRERIRVPCIHWSCPPKFAVRSNWLVATGEESEEARAEDGRALRVLEEFYPQSIYIPTNPFVSSDVAREDYDDTLTPIIPIIGVEDTDTSKQENKTSIEEKQMKSSGVETISVGDVELSVEDAELAAAAAVMFFTVLVKNSEQGNKVDTDLLVKFLNDPQLFGKFLKNETQSPESKQAIPQISQSSTPLSLPESKQTTLSLPMSSPELPPAESKLIGSPEVLPSELKQMCAPNLLSNSEPSVTKSRLCHPPITLASPKHVIPVSEEKSSLAPPSSPNMSLLHSKKNQPLTSPASPKVVLPVSQHILPPIPPSSPEASQPVTKQICPSIPISIPKQLLTESKQETPIPLSSPELSLPQPKQTCPPSSVSSCELLLFEPKRITPPIGPSLKFLPPTPANAIFSVPNQMQPPFRAPQAWPVVVPLPGLGGVNAQSSTPPIQFAGPPLATSWAVPHRPTFTYKASRLPTPVPVPIMAAGRAHPMDVLPTALIPTSCTMPVRPTFAHEVSILPGPTPNPTMWAPTAPTAHPGSALLSPPIPPSSTTARPPFTYKVSTLPSPASVPTTEAVRPHNVKDANYYKDLVRKHGGEKPENLVHIAPNGVNQNQLQNLKMDQNLGPNEAMTLKNEKMICMFFNTAKGCRNGSNCSYLHEMPPQQGSDDPAGEQSAKRMKFGG, from the exons ATGAAGAGCAGCAGGACCAAGAGTTCGAAGCGCGTGTCGTGGGCTTCGGGCGATAAGCTTTGTCAG ATATCGGATTTGAATGGTGCGAAATTTGACGCCGTGCCCCCGGGATATGGAGGCAGCTCTCCGACAAAGCAATCAAGAGAGCGTATTCGAGTCCCTTGCATTCATTGGAGCTGCCCTCCCAAA TTTGCTGTGAGAAGCAACTGGCTTGTTGCCACTGGTGAAGAAAGTGAAGAGGCAAGAGCTGAAGACGGTCGAGCGTTGAGAGTGCTCGAGGAGTTTTACCCGCAGTCAATATATATACCAACTAA CCCGTTTGTATCATCTGATGTCGCACGCGAAGACTATGATGATACCCTCACACCAATCATTCCCATCATCGGTGTTGAAGATACAGACACCA GTAAACAGGAAAATAAAACTTCTATCGAAGAGAAGCAGATGAAAAGTTCAGGAGTTGAGACTATCTCTGTTGGAGATGTAGAGTTATCTGTTGAAGATGCAGAGTTAGCTGCTGCTGCAGCGGTGATGTTTTTCACTGTCCTCGTGAAGAACAGTGAGCAGGGAAATAAGGTTGACACCGATCTGCTCGTCAAATTCCTGAATGACCCCCAACTGTTTGGGAAGTTTTTGAAGAATGAAACTCAATCGCCTGAGTCAAAGCAAGCTATTCCCCAAATTTCTCAGTCAAGTACCCCACTTTCTCTACCAGAGTCAAAGCAGACAACTCTTTCACTTCCCATGTCAAGCCCGGAACTTCCCCCGGCCGAATCAAAGCTAATTGGTAGTCCCGAAGTTTTACCGTCTGAGTTGAAACAAATGTGTGCACCAAATCTCCTGTCAAACTCAGAACCTTCGGTAACCAAGTCAAGGCTATGTCACCCACCAATTACCCTGGCAAGCCCAAAACATGTTATACCTGTATCAGAGGAAAAAAGTTCACTAGCTCCTCCATCGAGCCCCAATATGTCGCTCCTCCattcaaagaaaaatcaaccaCTGACTTCCCCAGCAAGCCCCAAAGTTGTGTTACCCGTGTCACAACATATTCTTCCACCAATACCTCCGTCAAGCCCTGAAGCTTCCCAACCTGTTACCAAACAAATATGTCCATCGATTCCCATTTCAATACCCAAACAGTTGCTAACCGAATCAAAGCAAGAAACTCCAATTCCTCTATCAAGCCCCGAGCTTTCGCTACCTCAACCCAAGCAAACATGTCCACCAAGTTCTGTGTCAAGCTGTGAGCTGCTATTGTTTGAACCAAAGCGGATAACTCCCCCAATTGGTCCGTCTCTGAAATTTCTGCCGCCGACCCCTGCTAATGCAATCTTTTCTGTACCAAACCAGATGCAACCTCCATTCAGGGCACCACAAGCTTGGCCAGTTGTTGTTCCATTGCCTGGGTTAGGTGGAGTGAACGCTCAGAGTTCTACTCCCCCCATTCAGTTTGCTGGTCCTCCATTAGCAACTTCATGGGCTGTGCCACATCGACCAACTTTCACCTATAAAGCGAGTCGTCTACCGACTCCTGTTCCAGTCCCAATTATGGCTGCAGGAAGAGCGCATCCTATGGATGTTCTACCGACTGCGCTGATTCCAACTTCCTGCACCATGCCAGTTCGGCCGACTTTCGCTCATGAGGTGAGTATTCTACCTGGTCCTACTCCCAACCCCACTATGTGGGCACCAACAGCACCAACAGCACATCCTGGGAGTGCTTTACTGTCTCCGCCAATACCACCTTCCAGCACTACAGCACGGCCACCTTTCACTTATAAGGTAAGCACGCTACCAAGTCCTGCTTCTGTCCCAACTACGGAGGCAGTGAGACCACACAATGTGAAAGATGCTAACTACTATAAGGACTTGGTAAGAAAACATGGAGGAGAGAAGCCAGAAAACTTGGTGCACATTGCACCAAATGGGGTAAATCAGAATCAACTGCAAAAtctgaaaatggatcaaaatctAGGACCTAATGAAGCGATGACACTCAAGAATGAGAAGATGATTTGCATGTTCTTTAATACTGCGAAGGGTTGCCGAAACGGGTCCAATTGCTCTTATCTGCATGAAATGCCTCCTCAGCAGGGGAGTGACGATCCAGCTGGGGAACAAAGTGCAAAGAGGATGAAATTTGGTGGTTAA